In Rhizobium oryzihabitans, one DNA window encodes the following:
- the cydD gene encoding thiol reductant ABC exporter subunit CydD, translating into MSVQTRQSASGDGVDRPAPETVSPDVVRRRFFGAAAGKSSDGGAVKKAKAPAVGRSIALLHVVPALLWLPQAGLLAFSVGKIAGGAPMTAILPAAVAVLILGLIKAFLERLAARLSFRAARAALSRRRLEALHAVAQVSPLDLSRTASGEAAGVVAETAEALVPYLSRFQPARMKATIVPLVFVLAILPFTWIAALVLLLSMPTIPLFMALIGWQAKAASEKQLAETGNMNAFLLDRLRGLETIRALEAVDLTAGRLRTDAENLKKRTMAVLRIAFLSSAVLELFAALGVAMTAVYIGFHLLGFLNFGAWGEKLTLAEGLFILLLAPAFFEPLRELSAVWHDRAAGEAALGALGTLMQRDTTIVGEGKDVASAPCPLPGLVELDDLSFAYPNSPPVIRNLNLTVQQGERVAILGSSGCGKSTVLSLIAGLAEAGSGTIRIGGVTLDHTTADGLRNTIGWVSQKPFFFAGSLKANIRFGRAGVSEGMVEETLRRTGLDALSEARRHLPIGDDGYGVSGGETVRLAIARAFADPATQLVLVDEPTAHLDRETAALVTENLLQLAKGRTLIVATHDPVLAARMDRIVDMTAIHSRGQS; encoded by the coding sequence ATGTCCGTACAAACGCGACAATCGGCAAGTGGTGACGGCGTTGACCGTCCTGCGCCTGAAACCGTTTCGCCCGATGTGGTGCGGCGACGCTTCTTCGGTGCTGCCGCCGGGAAATCCTCTGACGGCGGAGCGGTGAAAAAGGCAAAAGCGCCGGCGGTGGGAAGATCCATCGCCCTGCTGCATGTGGTGCCGGCCCTGCTCTGGTTGCCGCAGGCGGGTTTGCTGGCCTTTTCGGTCGGAAAAATCGCTGGAGGCGCACCGATGACGGCGATCCTGCCGGCGGCTGTCGCTGTTCTCATTCTCGGTCTGATCAAGGCATTTCTGGAAAGACTTGCGGCGAGACTTTCGTTTCGCGCCGCGCGTGCCGCCCTTTCTCGGCGGCGGCTGGAAGCGCTTCATGCCGTAGCGCAGGTGTCGCCACTCGATCTGTCGCGCACGGCATCCGGGGAGGCGGCAGGTGTTGTCGCCGAGACGGCAGAAGCGCTGGTGCCTTATCTTTCCCGTTTCCAGCCGGCGCGGATGAAAGCCACTATCGTTCCCCTGGTTTTCGTGCTGGCAATCCTGCCATTCACCTGGATTGCGGCGCTGGTGCTGCTGCTCTCCATGCCGACCATCCCGCTTTTCATGGCGCTGATCGGCTGGCAGGCGAAGGCTGCCAGTGAAAAGCAGCTGGCCGAGACCGGCAACATGAATGCTTTCCTGCTCGATCGCCTGCGCGGCCTCGAAACGATTCGTGCACTGGAAGCCGTCGATCTGACCGCTGGACGCCTGCGCACAGATGCGGAAAACCTCAAGAAGCGGACGATGGCGGTGCTGCGGATCGCCTTTCTCTCCTCGGCCGTGCTGGAGCTCTTCGCCGCCCTCGGCGTTGCCATGACCGCCGTCTATATCGGTTTCCATCTGCTCGGTTTTCTGAATTTCGGCGCGTGGGGCGAGAAGCTGACGCTTGCCGAAGGACTGTTCATCCTGCTTCTGGCCCCGGCCTTTTTCGAGCCGCTGCGGGAATTGTCCGCCGTCTGGCACGACCGTGCAGCCGGAGAGGCGGCACTTGGCGCGCTTGGCACATTGATGCAGCGTGACACAACCATCGTGGGTGAGGGCAAGGACGTCGCATCCGCCCCATGCCCGCTGCCCGGCTTGGTGGAGCTGGACGATCTCTCCTTCGCCTATCCGAATTCTCCGCCTGTCATTCGAAATCTCAACCTTACGGTTCAGCAGGGCGAGAGAGTTGCGATTCTCGGGTCTTCCGGTTGTGGTAAATCCACTGTACTCTCCTTGATTGCCGGGTTGGCCGAGGCTGGCAGCGGCACAATAAGGATCGGCGGTGTGACGCTCGATCACACAACTGCCGATGGACTACGCAACACAATCGGCTGGGTCAGCCAGAAGCCGTTCTTTTTTGCCGGTTCCCTGAAGGCGAATATTCGCTTTGGTCGTGCCGGTGTCAGCGAGGGCATGGTGGAAGAGACGCTGCGTCGCACCGGACTGGATGCACTATCAGAAGCACGCCGACACCTGCCGATAGGAGACGACGGTTATGGTGTTTCGGGCGGGGAGACGGTGCGGCTCGCCATTGCGCGCGCCTTCGCCGATCCGGCAACGCAGCTTGTTCTGGTCGACGAGCCGACGGCGCATCTCGACCGGGAGACGGCTGCGCTCGTCACCGAAAACCTGCTGCAACTCGCAAAAGGCAGGACATTGATCGTCGCGACGCATGATCCCGTACTCGCCGCACGCATGGACAGGATCGTGGATATGACGGCGATCCATTCGAGAGGGCAGTCATGA
- the nadC gene encoding carboxylating nicotinate-nucleotide diphosphorylase, which translates to MILSPLPRLIVEPLVRSALLEDLGLAGDITSASVIPADHRSVVVMAAREPGVIAGLDAAELAFQLIDPAIVMRRHVEDGAIVAPGDIIATIEGPSRGLLTGERTALNFLGHLSGIASVTAKIAAAISGTKASVACTRKTTPGLRALEKYAVRAGGGMNHRFALYDAVLIKDNHIAVAGGVGEAIRRARQGVGHLVKIEVEVDTLAQLREAMDEGVDAVLLDNMTPNQLREAVEIVAGRAITEASGRISPETAAAIAATGVDLISVGWLTHSAPVLDIGLDFKSQS; encoded by the coding sequence ATGATCCTCTCCCCCTTGCCACGCCTCATCGTGGAACCGCTCGTTCGCAGCGCCCTTCTGGAAGATCTCGGGCTTGCGGGTGACATAACCTCCGCCTCAGTCATTCCCGCCGATCATCGCTCGGTCGTCGTCATGGCCGCGCGGGAACCGGGCGTCATCGCCGGTCTCGATGCCGCAGAGCTCGCTTTCCAGCTCATCGATCCGGCAATCGTGATGAGGCGGCATGTTGAGGACGGGGCGATTGTGGCTCCCGGCGATATCATAGCGACGATCGAAGGCCCGTCGCGTGGTCTTTTGACAGGGGAGCGCACTGCCCTCAATTTCCTTGGCCATCTGTCAGGCATAGCGTCCGTTACCGCGAAAATCGCTGCCGCCATTTCAGGGACCAAGGCGTCGGTTGCCTGCACCCGCAAGACGACGCCGGGCCTCAGGGCGCTGGAAAAATATGCCGTGCGCGCCGGTGGCGGCATGAACCACCGTTTCGCGCTTTATGACGCAGTCCTCATCAAGGACAACCACATCGCCGTGGCCGGCGGTGTGGGCGAGGCCATCCGCCGCGCCCGGCAAGGTGTGGGGCATCTCGTCAAGATCGAGGTGGAGGTCGATACGCTGGCGCAATTGCGCGAGGCGATGGATGAAGGTGTCGACGCGGTTCTCCTGGACAATATGACGCCGAACCAGCTGCGCGAGGCCGTGGAGATCGTCGCCGGCCGCGCCATTACCGAGGCTTCCGGCCGCATCAGCCCTGAAACCGCCGCCGCCATTGCCGCAACCGGCGTTGATCTCATCTCCGTTGGCTGGCTGACCCATAGCGCACCGGTTCTGGATATCGGGCTGGATTTTAAGAGCCAAAGCTGA
- the cydB gene encoding cytochrome d ubiquinol oxidase subunit II, with protein MILHQLIDYEVLRVIWWLLLGVVLIGFAVTGGFDLGTGALLPFVAKTDLERRVVINSIGPVWEGNQVWLILGGGAIFAAWPPLYAVSFSGFYLAMFATLFALILRPVGFKYRSKRESTTWRSTWDWALFIGGFVPALIFGVAIGNVLQGVPFRFNDDLRIFYDGTTLFELLNPYAILCGLVSVAMLVMHGAAWLVLKTEGPVAARARSFGSIAALATTVLFALGGVLLWLGVDGYRFTSEVVTDGPSNPLSKTVEVASGVWFANYAAHPWMMLAPVLGLAFPLVAFLLFRVGREVLALLSSSIAIFGIISTVGLAMFPFILPSSIDPKSSLTVWDASSSHMTLFIMLVVALIFIPIIVAYTSWVYRVLWGKVDEKAIRDDSGHAY; from the coding sequence ATGATATTGCATCAACTCATCGACTACGAAGTCCTCCGCGTCATCTGGTGGCTGCTGCTTGGCGTGGTGCTGATCGGTTTTGCCGTAACCGGCGGTTTCGATCTGGGTACGGGCGCGCTGCTGCCTTTCGTCGCGAAAACGGATCTCGAGCGGCGTGTCGTCATCAATTCCATCGGTCCGGTCTGGGAAGGCAATCAGGTCTGGCTCATCCTTGGAGGCGGCGCCATCTTCGCCGCCTGGCCGCCGCTCTATGCGGTGTCGTTTTCAGGTTTTTACCTGGCAATGTTCGCCACCCTGTTTGCGCTGATCCTGCGACCGGTCGGTTTCAAATACCGCTCCAAACGCGAGAGCACGACATGGCGCAGCACCTGGGATTGGGCGCTGTTTATCGGCGGCTTCGTCCCCGCGCTGATCTTCGGAGTGGCGATTGGCAATGTGCTGCAGGGCGTACCCTTCCGCTTCAACGATGACTTGAGGATTTTCTATGACGGCACGACGCTGTTCGAGCTTCTGAACCCTTACGCAATCCTCTGCGGCCTCGTTTCCGTTGCCATGCTGGTGATGCATGGCGCGGCCTGGCTGGTGCTGAAGACCGAAGGTCCGGTTGCGGCCCGCGCCCGCAGTTTCGGCAGCATTGCCGCACTTGCCACCACCGTTCTTTTTGCTCTTGGCGGCGTCCTGTTGTGGCTTGGTGTCGACGGGTATCGCTTCACCTCGGAAGTCGTGACCGACGGTCCGTCCAATCCGCTATCGAAGACGGTCGAGGTCGCAAGCGGTGTCTGGTTTGCGAATTATGCGGCCCATCCGTGGATGATGCTGGCGCCGGTGCTCGGTCTTGCTTTCCCGCTCGTCGCCTTCCTGTTGTTCAGGGTCGGGCGTGAGGTGCTGGCGCTGCTTTCCAGTTCGATTGCCATTTTCGGCATCATCTCGACGGTCGGGCTGGCGATGTTCCCCTTCATCCTGCCGTCTTCGATCGATCCGAAATCGAGCCTGACGGTCTGGGACGCATCCTCGAGCCATATGACGCTGTTCATCATGCTGGTCGTCGCCCTCATCTTCATTCCCATCATCGTCGCTTATACGTCCTGGGTCTATCGCGTGCTGTGGGGCAAGGTGGATGAAAAGGCGATCCGCGACGACAGCGGCCACGCCTATTAA
- the cydC gene encoding thiol reductant ABC exporter subunit CydC, whose translation MIARFAILKPVIALFWSARRGMLLAGAVLATTTVLAGIGLLGVSGWFITATAIAGLVPATAYAFDVFAPSAAIRLLALSRTAARYGERMTTHEATLSVLAALREKLFRGFAAPQAAKHLEARPARLLNRLTADIDALDSLYLRVLVPAAVAVLAAIATGIGLAFLNPLAGVLAALFLIAAGLGIAVRSALRAEKFSRRRAIGLEALRARTADLVNGQAELLTTSRLSAQVAAVKRADDYLLACDDRLNRIETNAGFSFGISAAVLLSAALLGMAWLAEQGAVTAPTAALGLLVCFAALEPFTALRRGAMELGRTLFSARRIAPRLSAEAVANCPRLPAEGMAAELHGVRLERDGNENPVLTNINLAIAAGETVAIIGPSGAGKTSLIQLLAGELQPAAGMVSALPCSLMTQRSQLFRDSIADNLRLAKPAATERELWDALQSAGIGEHVKILAAGLDTRLGEAGQGLSGGQSRRLALARFLLRDKPLWLLDEVTEGLDGETARDVLGRLFARAKGRTVLMITHNRREAEFADRIIVLKEGRQLDQCQSGTPEYDVMLQTLRPD comes from the coding sequence ATGATCGCGCGTTTTGCCATATTGAAACCCGTCATTGCCCTCTTCTGGTCGGCGCGTCGCGGCATGCTGCTGGCCGGTGCGGTTCTGGCGACAACCACGGTGCTGGCGGGTATCGGCCTGCTCGGCGTTTCCGGCTGGTTTATAACCGCGACGGCGATTGCCGGTCTGGTTCCGGCAACAGCCTATGCATTTGATGTCTTTGCCCCGTCTGCGGCCATCCGCCTTTTGGCGCTGTCGCGCACCGCCGCCCGTTATGGCGAACGCATGACCACCCATGAGGCAACGCTCTCCGTGCTGGCAGCGCTTCGCGAAAAGCTGTTTCGCGGCTTTGCCGCACCGCAGGCGGCGAAACATCTGGAGGCGCGGCCTGCCCGCCTGCTGAACCGGCTGACGGCGGATATCGATGCGCTGGATTCGCTTTATCTGCGCGTGCTGGTTCCCGCTGCCGTCGCAGTCCTTGCCGCAATCGCAACAGGCATCGGGCTCGCCTTCCTCAATCCGCTTGCGGGCGTTCTGGCGGCCCTCTTCCTCATTGCGGCGGGGCTCGGCATTGCAGTGCGCTCGGCGTTGCGGGCGGAAAAATTCTCGCGCCGCCGGGCAATCGGGCTTGAAGCGCTTCGCGCCCGCACGGCGGATCTCGTCAATGGACAGGCGGAGTTGCTGACGACGTCCCGGCTTTCGGCGCAGGTTGCTGCGGTAAAACGGGCGGACGACTATCTGCTCGCCTGCGATGACCGCCTGAACCGGATCGAAACGAATGCCGGTTTTTCCTTCGGCATTTCAGCGGCGGTTCTTTTGAGCGCGGCTCTCCTCGGCATGGCCTGGCTTGCGGAGCAGGGAGCGGTAACCGCGCCGACGGCGGCCCTTGGCCTGCTCGTCTGTTTTGCCGCGCTGGAGCCTTTCACGGCGCTGCGCCGCGGTGCAATGGAACTCGGACGCACGCTCTTTTCGGCAAGACGCATCGCGCCGCGTCTTTCCGCCGAGGCAGTCGCCAACTGTCCGCGCTTGCCTGCCGAGGGCATGGCGGCCGAGCTTCATGGCGTGCGGCTGGAGCGCGACGGGAACGAAAATCCGGTTCTGACGAATATCAACCTTGCAATCGCCGCCGGAGAGACGGTGGCGATTATCGGGCCGAGCGGTGCCGGCAAGACCAGCCTCATCCAGCTTCTGGCGGGCGAGTTGCAGCCGGCGGCGGGTATGGTCAGCGCTTTGCCGTGTTCGCTCATGACGCAGAGAAGCCAGCTTTTCCGAGACAGCATCGCCGACAATCTGAGGCTGGCGAAACCTGCCGCGACCGAGCGTGAGCTTTGGGATGCCCTGCAATCGGCAGGCATTGGCGAGCACGTCAAAATCCTGGCGGCCGGGCTGGATACGCGGCTTGGCGAGGCGGGGCAGGGCCTCTCCGGCGGCCAGTCGCGGCGGCTTGCACTTGCCCGTTTCCTGCTGCGCGACAAACCGCTCTGGCTTCTCGACGAGGTGACGGAAGGGCTGGACGGCGAGACCGCCCGCGACGTGCTGGGCCGGCTGTTTGCCAGGGCAAAAGGAAGGACTGTTTTGATGATCACCCATAATCGTCGCGAGGCGGAATTTGCCGATCGCATCATCGTGCTGAAAGAGGGGCGCCAACTTGATCAATGTCAAAGCGGCACCCCGGAATACGACGTAATGCTGCAAACATTGCGTCCGGACTGA
- a CDS encoding DUF3597 domain-containing protein: MSFFDKIKNAIFGKAEAAPQTSAPAGAPTTAASPAAPAQPAAPAPTAAAPASTGSVDVASILDAAVKQNGQKLDWKHSIVDLLKALDLDSSLSARKELAGELGYTGDTSDSATMNIWLHRAVIKKLSENGGKVPAELLH; this comes from the coding sequence ATGAGCTTTTTCGACAAGATCAAGAACGCGATTTTCGGCAAGGCCGAAGCCGCACCGCAGACTTCCGCTCCAGCGGGAGCGCCGACAACCGCTGCAAGCCCGGCCGCACCGGCTCAGCCTGCAGCACCCGCCCCAACGGCAGCGGCTCCGGCATCTACCGGCAGCGTCGACGTGGCTTCCATTCTGGATGCCGCGGTCAAGCAGAACGGCCAAAAACTTGACTGGAAACATTCGATCGTCGATCTTCTGAAGGCGCTTGATCTGGACAGCAGCCTCAGTGCCCGCAAGGAACTGGCTGGCGAACTCGGCTATACCGGCGACACGTCGGACTCAGCCACCATGAACATCTGGCTGCACAGGGCTGTCATCAAGAAGCTGTCTGAAAACGGCGGCAAGGTTCCCGCAGAACTTCTGCATTGA
- a CDS encoding GbsR/MarR family transcriptional regulator, with protein MPASLSPLVQSFVLHFGEMGSRWGINRTVGQVYALLYISPQPLCADDIVEALGISRSNVSMSLKELQAWNLAILKHFPGDRRDFFTTPEDVWQILRTLAEERKKREIDPTLSMLREILMETPENEDERHAQKRIDEMKTLIEQLTGWYDDVKRLETERLASLLALGSKVTKLLEAKDKIVSLARPRGTKGK; from the coding sequence ATGCCGGCTAGTCTTTCTCCGCTTGTTCAGTCCTTCGTGCTGCATTTCGGCGAGATGGGCAGCCGCTGGGGCATCAACCGCACGGTCGGGCAAGTCTATGCTTTGCTTTACATTTCGCCGCAGCCGCTCTGCGCGGACGACATTGTCGAGGCGCTCGGCATTTCCCGTTCCAATGTGTCGATGAGCCTGAAGGAGCTTCAGGCGTGGAACCTTGCAATTCTCAAGCATTTCCCCGGCGACCGGCGCGATTTCTTCACGACGCCGGAGGATGTCTGGCAAATTCTGCGCACCCTCGCCGAGGAGCGCAAGAAACGTGAGATCGATCCGACGCTCAGCATGCTCCGCGAAATTCTGATGGAGACGCCCGAGAATGAAGACGAGCGGCACGCGCAAAAGCGCATCGATGAGATGAAAACGCTGATCGAGCAGCTCACCGGCTGGTATGACGATGTGAAGCGGCTGGAAACGGAGCGACTGGCTTCGTTATTGGCGCTCGGCTCGAAAGTCACGAAACTGTTGGAGGCCAAAGACAAGATCGTCTCTCTTGCAAGACCCCGTGGCACAAAGGGCAAGTGA
- the cydX gene encoding cytochrome bd-I oxidase subunit CydX yields the protein MWYFAWLLGLPLAAIFAVMNAMWYELMEENARKAEAKQDR from the coding sequence ATGTGGTATTTCGCCTGGCTGCTCGGCCTGCCTCTCGCCGCCATCTTCGCCGTCATGAACGCCATGTGGTATGAGCTGATGGAAGAAAACGCCAGAAAGGCCGAAGCGAAACAGGATAGATAG
- a CDS encoding cytochrome ubiquinol oxidase subunit I gives MELDIVALSRLQFAVTALYHFLFVPLTIGLSVVIAIMETVYVMTGRVVWRQMTKFWGTLFGINFVLGVSTGIVMEFQFGMNWSYYSHYVGDIFGAPLAIEGMMAFFLEATFVGLFFFGWDKLSKLGHLIATWCVAIGSNFSALWILIANGWMQNPAGSAFNPQTMRMEVTDFFEVLFNPVAQAKFVHTVSAGYVTASIFVLGVSAWYVLKGRHLDLAKRSMTVAASFGLASALSVVVLGDESGYLSTEHQKMKLASIEAMWETEPAPAPFTAIGFPDQEARETHFAVKIPWVMGLIGTRSLDTEIPGINDLVELAKTRIRDGIKAYDALMQIRATGKGAELPEEVRGTFAELGHELGYALLLKRYVDDPRQATEEQIAKAAADTVPHVPTLFWAFRIMVGLGMFFIVLTATFFYLSARRRLDHYPFLLKVAVFAIPLPWIAAEMGWVVAEFGRQPWIIEGVLPTAAAVSSLSASTVLITLLCFIAIYTVLFIVEMGLMLKAIRKGPDPDHEPEAPLVPEKLVAAE, from the coding sequence ATGGAACTCGACATCGTGGCGCTATCGCGCCTGCAATTCGCGGTTACCGCTTTATATCACTTTCTATTCGTTCCCCTGACGATCGGACTATCGGTTGTGATCGCCATCATGGAAACGGTCTATGTCATGACCGGCCGCGTGGTCTGGCGGCAGATGACGAAATTCTGGGGCACATTGTTCGGCATCAATTTCGTGCTGGGCGTTTCCACCGGCATCGTCATGGAATTCCAGTTCGGCATGAACTGGAGTTATTACAGCCACTATGTCGGCGATATTTTCGGTGCGCCGCTGGCGATCGAAGGCATGATGGCCTTCTTTCTGGAAGCCACCTTTGTCGGGTTGTTCTTTTTCGGCTGGGACAAGCTGTCGAAACTCGGCCATCTCATCGCAACATGGTGTGTGGCGATCGGCTCGAACTTTTCGGCCCTTTGGATATTGATCGCCAATGGGTGGATGCAGAACCCGGCGGGATCGGCTTTCAACCCGCAGACCATGCGCATGGAAGTGACTGACTTCTTCGAGGTCCTGTTCAACCCCGTCGCACAGGCGAAATTCGTCCACACGGTTTCAGCGGGTTATGTCACCGCTTCCATTTTCGTACTTGGCGTTTCGGCATGGTATGTCCTCAAGGGACGCCATCTCGACCTCGCCAAGCGGTCGATGACGGTTGCCGCCTCCTTCGGTCTGGCCTCGGCGCTGTCGGTCGTCGTGCTTGGTGATGAAAGCGGTTATCTTTCGACCGAACACCAGAAAATGAAGCTCGCCTCGATCGAGGCCATGTGGGAAACGGAACCGGCTCCGGCCCCCTTCACGGCAATAGGTTTCCCCGATCAGGAGGCGCGCGAGACGCATTTTGCCGTGAAAATCCCGTGGGTGATGGGCCTTATCGGCACCCGCTCGCTCGACACGGAAATCCCCGGCATCAACGATCTGGTGGAACTGGCAAAGACCCGCATCCGCGATGGCATCAAAGCCTATGATGCGCTGATGCAGATACGCGCCACCGGCAAGGGCGCGGAACTGCCCGAAGAGGTGCGCGGCACCTTTGCGGAACTCGGCCACGAGCTTGGTTACGCCCTGCTGCTGAAACGTTATGTCGACGATCCGCGTCAGGCGACCGAGGAGCAGATCGCCAAGGCGGCCGCCGATACCGTCCCGCATGTGCCGACGCTGTTCTGGGCGTTCCGCATCATGGTCGGTCTCGGCATGTTCTTCATCGTGCTGACGGCGACCTTCTTTTATCTCTCGGCCCGGCGCCGGCTGGATCACTATCCGTTCTTGCTGAAGGTGGCCGTCTTCGCCATTCCGCTGCCGTGGATCGCGGCTGAAATGGGCTGGGTGGTCGCGGAATTCGGCCGCCAGCCATGGATCATCGAGGGCGTGCTGCCGACGGCGGCGGCCGTCTCCAGCCTCAGCGCCTCGACCGTTCTGATTACGCTTCTGTGTTTCATCGCCATCTACACGGTGCTGTTCATCGTCGAAATGGGGCTGATGCTGAAGGCGATCCGCAAGGGCCCCGATCCGGATCACGAGCCGGAAGCGCCGCTCGTTCCTGAAAAACTCGTCGCTGCGGAGTAA
- a CDS encoding GlsB/YeaQ/YmgE family stress response membrane protein: MEDAQIGWIAAIIIGGVAGWLAEQFMKSNMGVFMNIILGIVGAIVANFLLGLVGISLGGWIGYLITGFIGACILIAIGRAFRR; encoded by the coding sequence ATGGAAGACGCACAAATCGGCTGGATTGCAGCAATCATCATCGGCGGCGTAGCCGGTTGGCTCGCCGAACAGTTCATGAAAAGCAATATGGGTGTTTTCATGAACATCATCCTCGGCATTGTCGGCGCCATCGTCGCCAATTTTCTTCTCGGGCTCGTGGGCATCTCGCTCGGAGGCTGGATTGGATACCTCATCACCGGTTTCATCGGTGCATGCATTCTCATCGCCATCGGGCGCGCATTTCGCCGATAA